The Tursiops truncatus isolate mTurTru1 chromosome 6, mTurTru1.mat.Y, whole genome shotgun sequence genome includes a window with the following:
- the PTGR1 gene encoding prostaglandin reductase 1 isoform X1, with protein MRDYHKQLHANKTDNPEEMDKFLERYNFPRLNQEEFENINKPITSNEIQTVIKKNFSTNKTPGPDGFTGEFYQTFREELTSILLNLLQKTAEGGTLPNTFYKATITLIPKPDRDITKKENYRPISLMNIDTKILNKVLAYRIQQHIKKIKHHNQVGFIPGLQGFFSIHNTIHVIHHINKLKDKNHMIISIDAEKAFDKIQHRFMIKTLQKVGTKGTYLNIIKAIYDKPTANIILNGEKLKAFPLRSGTRQGCPLLPLLFNIVLEILATAIREEREIKGTQIGKEVKLSVFADDIILYTENPKMPPENCYS; from the coding sequence atgagagactaccacaagcaactacatgccaataaaacggacaacccagaagaaatggacaaattcttggaaaggtacaactttccaagactgaaccaggaagaattcgaaaatataaacaaaccaatcacaagtaatgaaattcaaactgtgattaaaaaaaatttttcaacaaacaaaactccaggaccagatggtttcacaggcgaattctatcaaacatttagagaagagttaacatctatccttctcaatctcctccaaaaaactgcagagggaggaacactcccaaacacgttctacaaggccaccatcaccctgataccaaaaccagacagagatatcacaaaaaaagaaaattacagaccaatatcactgatgaacatagacacaaaaatccttaacaaagtactagcatacagaatccaacaacacattaaaaagatcaaacaccataatcaagtgggatttatcccagggttgcaaggattcttcagtatacacaacacaatccatgtgatacaccatattaacaaattaaaggataaaaaccatatgatcatctcaatagatgcagaaaaagcttttgacaaaatccaacaccgatttatgataaaaactctccagaaagtgggcacaaaggggacctacctcaacataataaaggccatatatgacaaacccacagcaaacatcattctcaatggtgaaaaactgaaagcatttcccctaagatcaggaacaagacaagggtgtccactcttgccactattattcaacatagtattggaaatcctagccacggcaatcagagaagaaagagaaataaaaggaacacaaattggaaaagaagtaaaactgtcagtgtttgcagatgacataatactatacacagaaaatcctaagatgccaccagaaaactgctacagctaa